The window GAATTCCGAAGTACCAAATACCAGCATGCCATCaggaggaaaataaaaagatactaatttttaaataaaaaagaattctaataaataaaataacagcACAAAAATGGATATCTTGGAGCTGACAAAACTAATAACACTATTTGATACACAATACATTGTTTTGCTGAAAGAATGAATTGATAGTTGACTGTGTGATAACAACTTATGCCTATTTCATTGTGCCAATGCTCATAAAAAAGGGGGAGAAATCAGCATGCCTATGCTTACAGGGCATCATAGTTTCTTTCAAGTTATTGTGTTAGGTCAACTTGTCTATGTGTCCAATACTGGCATGAGCTCTTGCCATTGCTATCATAAGTGATGAGTGAGTTATCAGTTAAAAACATTGGACATGGACCCATGCTAATGCTATCCAGATGCCAAGCCATTTGCAGCCATGTGATGCTACTGAAAAATGAACTTGACTCAATGGTCAATATTGTGCAAGTAAGCATGCCAGAATTTTTACGTTTGATGCTGAGAACTGCAGCAGTAAGATACCAAACATTAAAAGTTCGACGCCACACACACATATTAGGAAGAAACAACAAGCACTATATATGTGCCACAGAATATGAAAACCGTAGGAAACTTCTAATGAAGTTTAAATCCATACactcaatttcaaatttcattttaagcTTCAAAACTTACTTATCCCACatcaaaaaaactaaaaggTTTTGATAGCTATTAGATCTAGATATTACAGACTGTTAACACAACACTTAGTAGGAGTAGCTGTTGGCTTTTACTTCAGATATGTGTTGGACCCAATTGGTTTTGACCAGAAGCAAATGCAGAGTAAATTCAACAAAAAAGAGTAGTAAAGGCAatgtaaaattgaaaaataatttactgTACTAAGACAATATACACAACCCTAACATAAACCATTTGAGTTCAATTGATATCAGCCATTCCAATTGAGAAGTGCATTATCAAACTAAAGCTGGTTAATTTTCTGATCAGTTCAAACTGCTTCTTGGATAAAGCACACCACATATGCCCTTCATTTTAccataaaagaaagagaaaaaaaggcaTGTATATCTTTGAGAAGCAGTTTGGAGAAGCACTTCAGGATACctaccatttttcaaacaaaaacttCAGGTCAAGTATGTAGAACAAGCACATTTCTGTCTCCCCTTTACATGcaatttttgaaagaaacaCTAACCTGTAAAAGAATTGTTGCTCAATCCTGTaggaaaatatacaaataaagcATATTAGACATGTACTTGACTAGCAGAAATAAGCTTATTGAGTGAGTATAATAAAACCCACCAGTTGTGTCATTTCAGTTAAAATGTGAATTTTCTTCTACAAAAGGAACTCcttaatgaatataaatgaaataagcAAAATCCGCATAATAAAGAGAAATCTAAAAGGGTAAAATGAACAGAAACTAATTATAGCATTTTTGTACATGATCAGGAACTATATTATCCCATATGACAGTGAGTAGTTAGGaataaaatttagtaaattGAATCATTTTTCCATATGCCCACTTAGCTAAGTACCATACCTTACTTGAGCTAATACACCTTTGAGAAAGTAATCAAAACGACAGAccaacaaaagaaatttttttccctaatGGCCATCACAAAATCATAAAAAGGTCCAAACCAACTGAACTAAAACATAGAAACACGAAAGAATcactcctttcttttttcttttttctttttttctttcattaccccaaatacaccaaaatcaGAAAAGGGTTCAAAACCATCTGAACTAAAACATAGAAGCGTGTTcgatatttgttttctttaccTAGCCAAAAAAAAGTTTAGGGCAGAACCatgaaataaaaccaaaagaatCCTTAGGAAAATGAAAACCTTCATCATTTCAAGGCTTGAGTGTAAAGTTGAATTGGCCATTTGCGTTTTATTACAAAGGAGGCAGTCCCGGAAAATGCCACCCATCAAGTGAAACATCAGAAATGAAAGCATTTTGTGAAATCTGAGAACTGACAACACACCCAAAATATTGACTGGAGCTCCGATTTTTGCCACAGGGAGAACAGACTGAGACTAGTTTGTTAATAACAGTATTAGCAATAAATGATCTCCATAATGAAGTACAGAATGTGTTCTATCTGTATAAACCacataattaaagaaataacaTCGAGGAATTCATGAAACTATAGTGCATAGACATACAAATAATGAGATTCACCCATATGTAAAAATTGTTAGAATCTACATGAGAACATAAAGATCATATACATATGATCGTGTTCCAtgatgttttagaaaacattccAGTGAAAATTCAACTGAAGAATCTCAACATCATCTTCCCAATTCAACAGTGTTCATGCCAACCCAAATTTTATCGCATATGTTCCTCactttcccagcaaccaaacagtaattcaataaatttataaaaataaaaaaaaacacccaaaagggatCTTGATGTGGGTTTGGAGTACCTTCTGGGATGGAGAGAAGAGGGTGGGAAGAGCAATCGCAAAGGCAAGGAGGGCAAGAGAAGGAGTCGCGGCTTACGGCGGCGACGCCCTCCGTGATGTGCCAATAGAGCGGCGGCGCCACTATGTAGGCTGCCAAGCACAGCCCCAGCACCGTCATAGCCACCTTCAACAACCTCTGCGACGGATTCATTGAGATGttgaaacgacgtcgtttgtTGAGGAGAAGTACACGATCTCTGCTCAGAAATGAGGAATGTGTTGCAGAGGAAAATGGAGTACAGCATTTTCTCACTTTTGAGACATACAAACAGTGTCGTTTTGGAAAAGTGAATGAGTTTGGACCTTTAACTTATTGGGCACGATCCGCGTGGGTCCATTGACGGTTGCGCTTTAGAATACGAGGTATTGTCTTTGAGTGACACGTGGAAGCGTGCATTTTCAGTTATTTAAgaagaggaaaatgaaaagaagaaaaaaaaagtgaaaattagaaaaatgtcTGTGGATGTGTTAGGGGAACCCTCTTCTCAGATCCGTTCAATCATGAATGCCCACTTTCCTCATTTCACtgcccaaaattttcaaaaccaacaTGATTTCTTCGAATTGTGGATGTGAActgtggtctgtgaaaaatgtTGTAATGGTCCCATGCAGTTCAATGAAACTCCACCCAGGCAGTTTTTTCAAGTGAAGGGACTTCATTTGGGTCCACACCTCACCCACACCATCCCATCTCTTCATTGAAGCATAGCTGTGGGCCAGTTGGACATAGTTCCCAGCATTTGCAGGCTTCAATATGACAATTTCTCTAGCAACAATGTCCCCTAGTTCTACATTGCCAGTGGTCCTGCAAGCATCAAGGAGTATGCCTAAAACATCCATGGAGGGTTTTGGGAACATCCTCTTGTAGAAGCTATAAGCCTCTTCTACCCTCCCAGCTCGACTGAGGAGATCCACGATGCAGGCACGGTGCTCAAGTCTTGGTTCGATCCCGAAGTCCTTTGTCATAGAATGGAAGAAGCTCAGTCCCTGGTCGACGAGACCGTTGTGACTGCAAGCAGAGAGAATTGAGAGGTAAATCACATGGTTTGGTTGGATCCCAGTATGCAAAAAGTCAGAGTACATCCTCAATGCAGTCTCTCCTTTTCCATGACTACCATAACCCGCGATGATTGAGCTCCAAGAGACCAGATCCTGCTGCGGCATTCTGTCAAAACACTTCTGAGCAGAACCCAAGTCGCCACATTTAGAGTACATGTCAACCAGGGCTGTGTCAATCAAGATGCAGGGTCCAAGGCAGCTTTTGGTCACAAAGTTGTGGATCCACTTCCCCTGATGGAGGGCTCCAATGGAAGCACAAGCTTGGAGAAGGGAAACAACGGTAATTGAATCAGGTCTTTGACGTGCTTTCCTCATTTCATTGAAGAGGAGCAGTGCTTTACATAAATGGCCATTCTGTGCATGACCTGAAACGATCGCGTTCCAGGAAACTATGTCTCTTCTGCTCATCCTGTCAAAAACAGAGCAACTCTGCTCCAAATGGCCACACTTTGCATACATGGTAACAAGAGAGTTTTGAGAAGGAATGTCTAGTTTTATTCTTTGTCTTAATATGTAGCCATGAACTGAGGTCCCCAGAGGAAAAGATCCCAACTCTGCACAAGCTGCAAGAACACTGGCTATGGTTGCGGTAGATGGCATCACTCTTGATTTTAACATCCTCCGGAAAACTGTGACTGCCATGTCTGCACAATCGTTCTGAACCAGACCCGATATCATGGCAGTCCATGAAATCACATCCTTATGCATCATCCCTTCAAATATTCGAAATGCAGAATTAACATTTCCACATTTCAAGTACATACCTATCAGTGATGTTTCAATATGTGAATCCTGTTCTAACCCAGCTCTCAAGATGTGCCCATGAACCATCTTTCCCACCCCAAGCTTACTCTGCATTGCAGCTGCAGACACCAAAGACCCAAACGTCTGCTGGTCAGGTTCAATGCCGTCAGTCTTCATTCTGATCAAAAGCTGCAATACTTCTCTAATGTTCCCAAGCTGGGCATAACCAGAAACCAAGGAATTCCACGAAATCACATCTCTTGCATCCATCAATTCAAACAAAGCCTGAGCATCCTCGACTCTTCCACATTTACAATACACATTCAACATAGAATTCGCCAAAGCTACATCAGACCCAAAACCGTATTGAATTACACAAGCATGTAAGCACTGCAGATGAACGAGCTCCAAAACCCCAGAAAGCAAGCCCAACATAGTAACTGAACTGGGTTGAATTCCTTGCCGCCGCATTATATTATACATGGAAAACGCCACATCGTGCTCACCTGCACGGGTGTAGCAGCCGATCATGGTAGTCCAGGGTACAACATTTCTGTCATCCATTGTGTCGAACACCTTGCGAGCACTTTGGTTATGCCCAAATTTGGAATAAAAGTTGATAAGAGAAGTGGCAATGTAGGAATCCGAGGAGTACCCATCAACGATGACGCGTTGATGGAAGGAAAGACCGTGCGAGAAGAGGTCGAGAGAGGTGCAAGCCTTGACGAGACTGGGGAATGTGTGGGCGTCTGGAGGGGTGTCGGTGCTAAGCATAGAGGAGTAGGTGAGAAGAACGTCGCAGAAGGCGCCTGCAGTAGAGAGACGGTTGATGATGGCGTTGTATGATTTGGTGGCAGGGTTGAGGAAGGAAGGTTTGGCCCTGCTCATAACTCATTACTCTGTTTTCTGAAATGTCATCATGGTGATCCAGAGCTCTGAGTTTCTCTTCCTTCGCTCTCTATTTCTTTAGATCAGATAAACGAGAGGAAAGCCCTCATGACATTAAAACGGAAAAAATCATACGATGGTAttggtctttttcttttttctttagaccagataaatgaaaggaaaatccTCATGACATAAttgttaaaaaggaaaaaatcataAAGATGGTAttggtctttttcttttttttttcatgatagtTATGCCAGTCCAGAACTTTCATGGTGATCTAGGTATTAATTTTGTCTTACATTGATGACCCTCAACATGTAAATGACATTAATGTTAGCACTGTGATGATCCCACCCTGTAAACCTAAAATGTTCTGCGAATGCATAAGGATTCAAAGCTCATATCAATGGAAAAGATACCACATCATGTCCATCTTAAATGTACAGAACTCCTAAAGAACAGTATGGATTAAGATGGATTCAGATATAGCAGCTGGCCGTCCGGGCTTCATTGGGAATAAATTTATGCTGAGACACTACCACGAAATGAAACAGAAATGGAGTAGGTTTTGCCATGATGCTGGAATGTGCATCAATTTCTCAGGCTGCGCAACAGAAAAGCTGAGGGCTGCTACTTCGGTTGCTTCTTTGGGTACTCCCTGGCTCCAAATATGGTGGATCCGATTCGCACATTGGTACTGCCCATTTCAATCTGCATAGCCAGCAGGTTCACTGATTAGTTGTATGGTTTCCTGGTTGACAATCTAGCCTTCATATTGTTGTGATTCATGCAGGATGCAAATTTCTTTgtgcttttttttattaatgcatcaATAGAATTTTTAGCATAGGATAATAATGCTCGTTTGTTTTTTCTCCCCCTTCCTTTTTCAGCATGTGGAAATATAACACAAACCCTTTGAATGCAATTACTTGATTCCGCTGAGTCAGTTTTTTCCCTGTGAAAGCATGTCACATGTCATGACACTTCCATTCCATGAACTATACTTGATTTTATCATAAAGCTAGCCACAAAATCATGGTGATGATAAAAAATGCAGATGTGAAGAGAAAATGGTTTCAGCCAGAGGGTTTATCCTTACTGCTAGCTCAAAATCACCAGACATGCCCATTGATAGCTCACATTGCTCTTCTGTAATCCCAAGTGACTTGCAAACCTCACTTCTGCAGTTTGCTAATGTCTGAAAAACACAAACATTTTTGTAGCAGAAAATTAAGAAGCACAAGGAACAGGGGAAGAATGAAACCAAGGAATTAATTATAAAAGCAATAAAACATGTGGAACAATCACCTTGAAATTCTCTGGAGTTGATGTATAATCCAGCATCCCTATTGTCATTAGGCCACCAAACTCAAGGTTTGGGCAGCCCAGAGCAACATGTTTCACAAGTTCCACACATGCTGCAGGATCAACACCAGATTTTGCTGCAAAAAGGAGCAGAGGTCAATAAAAAGCCCAAAATTTTACCAAGCTATTAAGAGTCCAAGAAAGCATCACAGAGAAAAACTAATATGAGCCCAAAACTATACAGAATGGCTTTTCTGTGCATCTTTCGTGTGAATTTGCATTTCCAAACTTTTTGTTCATGGTAACATACATCTTTAGCTATAAATAGTCATACTTAAAAAAAGTGAATATTAATCGGCTTCTGTAGTCAGATTTAATCACCCCAAGAAATGGACAAACATAACTTACATTCTTCTCCACTGGTGTTCACTTGCACCATGACCTTCAAAGGCTTTCTTCCAATGGTTGCAACCATACGGTCAAGACGATCTGCAATCTGCAAATTACTTGAAAGGAACAGCAAAACAATTAACCAAATGCATTGGTGAGTCAATAAGAGACTGTTGATCACTTAAAAGAACACCTTTTTTCATTCTTCCAAATTTAGCAAATTAATTAGTGAATGGAATAAAAGTTGAAATGCTCATAGCACAATCAGTTGGAcaattttttccccttttgtttGTCACTCCATCATAATAGTAATTAAATAATCCAGCGGGCTGACACCGGTGGCAGTGCTACTTCTCCCACACAGATATAAAAACAACCTCTGAAGGTGATGGAACAAGATTTACtacttttgatatataaagGTTAAAGTCCATAGACCTTCATATTTTTACCCCAATGAATCAAAAACTTGTATGGACTTCATTACACTTTTAGCGTCTAGGAAGGTCATCATATGTATACTTCATGACACCCTCTTCATCATTTTTCCCACAGTATGCTGCCGCCCAGGGATCCTAAACCCCATCAGTGCAATCAATGAGGTTCCCTTCCATACTGAAACCTCCTATAAACAACAACCTTATCCTAAGTTACTAACTAGCTttaacaaatcatttttttgaacATTGAACAAAGGGGGGTCTTCAAGGATGATATCATGTTAAAGTGAagattcttataaaaaaaaatacagaatcCCACAATGCCAAATAGTTGTCTATTGTACAAAGTACAAACTAAAAGCAAAAGAAGGAACTTCTCCATTTACCACAAATGGAAACTAAATTATCTAAATTCTTCCTAAACATAGAACACACCATGAAATGCTGTCTTATCTGAGACCTTATGTACCATACATGGTTTCTACTTTTCTAAAATGCAACTGATATGTAAAAGATTACCTTCTCATCATCTACAGTCTCCACCACGGCAAGGTTTGGTACACCAGCtgcaaaagaaaaagggaggaATAAATAAACATCATAGTCCTCTCTCAAGGGGACACAAAGTTGATGTCAACCAAGCTTAGAATGAATATGGCCCCCTAGTGGGTTTAAAGAAAGAATTGGCACCAGTGAAGAACAAAGTTGgtaaaaatgagttttttaaCAACAGAAAAAATATCTAAATGATCTAATATCATGTTGAAGTTCTAAATTGAGAttcaagagagaaaaaaaaaaaatagaaacagtGGTAGTTAGTAAAAAGTTAAAacgacaaaaacaaaaacaaaaacaaaaacaaaaacaaaaaacaaaaaacaagtcAAACATGAAACATATTGAATAAGAACATCTAATCCACTGAACCCAAATGCACTAAAAGAACTAACCCTCTCCATCCTCTGCAAAAAGAGTTCATGACAATATTCACAatttagaagaaaataagagCAATTTCCAAATGTATCAGCAGAACAAATGAAAGTTCTGAAATGAAGATTCTTTACTTTCTGGCATctcaaaaagaatatttaacGGACCTGTCTGACTAGAGAAAGAATTCAGAATTCACGCTACTTCAATTGCTATAAGAGAGGATTTACTTCCACCTCAGACCCATAAAGAGTATTCAGCCTCAGCAGCAAGTAGGATTCAAAATTCAAAGCATTcgttaataaaaaattgtaacttGACCCACCCACTAAATCAATCAGAAATTGTAGGAAATCACTGTCAAGACCAGCTTCATCCTAAAACATATTTCCATTATAACGTTCCTGACACATATGTTTCTAATTATCTCCATCTAATCTACAAGAGAACAAGTGGATGCCAAACCAATATGTAATGACATCAAATCAAGGACATCTGACATATGGATAGAGAATGATAAACATACTTAGAAGAGGTTTTACTTTGTTGCTCTGCAAATTCCCAATGAAATGCCACTCGATGTCCTCCGGAAGCTGcagcaataaaaaaattgtaaaaattagaTTCTttccctctgtttggttgctgacaAAACAGAGCGGAAggaaaaggaatcttgaatttttcttttttttcccctgctGTTTCAGAGTTCAAAAGGAAACGATTAATTCAGCTCAATTCTCCAATTCAAACATCTGAATTAAGCACAATGAATCCGTGCACCAAGTAATTAAAGGTAAGATTCACAATTTCAATTCAATAGTTTTCCTGCATTTTTCTCAGCAAACAAACGGAGCATTTCCTGGAACCCAAAGAGATTAGTGAACCTGCGGTGCCTTCTCGATGATCTCCTGAACATAATTTTCACCGAAACACCGGTGGCCGGAATCATACACTTCCCGGATGAGGGAAACTGACTTGGTCTTGCTCACGGCCACTACCCTGATCTGATGGGGCCCACGTCCGGACCTCTCCGCTGCCTGTTGAACTCGATGCAGCACGGATCGGAGAGCCGCGGCGGCGACACCGTCCATGGCGGAAGCGGCCATGCTTGACTGCTCTGCTTCTTCTGCTCTCTCCCCGTCTCTGCTCTCCAGATTGTTCATGGGCCTGGGCTCTTCGGCCCACGCTCTCATTCTCATTCTATATGAAATTGGTGGGGACACGTGGCTCGTGAATGACCCTTttgatctttttcttttttctccaaATACTCTCAAATTATTCCTCTTTTCTCTTTAA of the Vitis vinifera cultivar Pinot Noir 40024 chromosome 10, ASM3070453v1 genome contains:
- the LOC100245299 gene encoding uncharacterized protein LOC100245299, which gives rise to MRMRAWAEEPRPMNNLESRDGERAEEAEQSSMAASAMDGVAAAALRSVLHRVQQAAERSGRGPHQIRVVAVSKTKSVSLIREVYDSGHRCFGENYVQEIIEKAPQLPEDIEWHFIGNLQSNKVKPLLTGVPNLAVVETVDDEKIADRLDRMVATIGRKPLKVMVQVNTSGEESKSGVDPAACVELVKHVALGCPNLEFGGLMTIGMLDYTSTPENFKTLANCRSEVCKSLGITEEQCELSMGMSGDFELAIEMGSTNVRIGSTIFGAREYPKKQPK
- the LOC109121416 gene encoding pentatricopeptide repeat-containing protein At4g04370 codes for the protein MSRAKPSFLNPATKSYNAIINRLSTAGAFCDVLLTYSSMLSTDTPPDAHTFPSLVKACTSLDLFSHGLSFHQRVIVDGYSSDSYIATSLINFYSKFGHNQSARKVFDTMDDRNVVPWTTMIGCYTRAGEHDVAFSMYNIMRRQGIQPSSVTMLGLLSGVLELVHLQCLHACVIQYGFGSDVALANSMLNVYCKCGRVEDAQALFELMDARDVISWNSLVSGYAQLGNIREVLQLLIRMKTDGIEPDQQTFGSLVSAAAMQSKLGVGKMVHGHILRAGLEQDSHIETSLIGMYLKCGNVNSAFRIFEGMMHKDVISWTAMISGLVQNDCADMAVTVFRRMLKSRVMPSTATIASVLAACAELGSFPLGTSVHGYILRQRIKLDIPSQNSLVTMYAKCGHLEQSCSVFDRMSRRDIVSWNAIVSGHAQNGHLCKALLLFNEMRKARQRPDSITVVSLLQACASIGALHQGKWIHNFVTKSCLGPCILIDTALVDMYSKCGDLGSAQKCFDRMPQQDLVSWSSIIAGYGSHGKGETALRMYSDFLHTGIQPNHVIYLSILSACSHNGLVDQGLSFFHSMTKDFGIEPRLEHRACIVDLLSRAGRVEEAYSFYKRMFPKPSMDVLGILLDACRTTGNVELGDIVAREIVILKPANAGNYVQLAHSYASMKRWDGVGEVWTQMKSLHLKKLPGWSFIELHGTITTFFTDHSSHPQFEEIMLVLKILGSEMRKVGIHD